The proteins below come from a single Corylus avellana chromosome ca3, CavTom2PMs-1.0 genomic window:
- the LOC132174866 gene encoding uncharacterized protein LOC132174866 → MTLLEVIEKAAANSEPLASQSEYPIVLNPDDVLLNLRPKLEDPNPVLLVNPVVGWQISQTDSEVIELGKKFFSKLKRKLKNPNDFDKAEFILTLNQFLEKIRDKFGVSIGIDSSDNGYTQVLIEKLGSLMGKDVAGLVLDASVVLETWELVEALIVNGLVEHSCYLNLVNRIVAKKRSDLICVCIKHASDLGASELLAILKYFLCPPKEAYSSMVNVRKEWEKQALSAIEKASDKSLTGKKACWAKDASILLMMAYDGFSAPELCLHYLLASSNVDAVTLSSSINKLSGRELVKLIQYLGKWLKKYERFPQAVPCSEPSSKLGLKACSWVPKLEDVINCLGLVLDEKFSSLVLHPEFHQELRSMEGMVNSLASEARLCCLMANVVEKLKVEV, encoded by the coding sequence ATGACTCTGCTCGAAGTGATAGAAAAGGCTGCGGCCAATTCGGAGCCACTTGCTTCGCAATCGGAGTACCCGATTGTTCTCAATCCAGATGATGTTTTGCTCAACTTGAGGCCCAAACTTGAAGACCCAAATCCTGTTTTGCTCGTCAACCCCGTTGTGGGTTGGCAAATCTCGCAGACCGATTCTGAAGTCATTGAATTGGGCAAGAAATTCTTTTCAAAGTTAAAGCGGAAGCTAAAGAACCCAAATGATTTTGATAAGGCTGAGTTTATTCTAACTTTGAATCAGTTTCTTGAGAAAATCAGGGACAAATTTGGAGTTTCCATTGGGATTGATTCGTCGGATAATGGGTATACTCAAGTGTTGATTGAGAAGCTAGGGTCTTTGATGGGAAAGGATGTTGCTGGTTTGGTTTTGGACGCGTCTGTGGTTTTGGAGACTTGGGAATTGGTTGAGGCTTTGATTGTTAATGGGCTTGTTGAGCATTCTTGTTATTTGAATTTGGTTAATAGAATTGTGGCAAAGAAGAGGTCAGACTTGATTTGTGTTTGTATTAAGCATGCTTCGGATCTTGGGGCATCTGAATTACTTGCCATTTTGAAGTATTTTCTTTGTCCTCCAAAAGAGGCTTATAGTAGCATGGTGAATGTGAGGAAGGAATGGGAGAAGCAGGCTTTGTCAGCAATTGAGAAGGCAAGTGATAAGAGTCTCACAGGGAAGAAAGCGTGTTGGGCAAAGGACGCTTCAATTTTGCTTATGATGGCGTACGATGGGTTCTCTGCTCCTGAGCTTTGTTTGCACTACTTGCTGGCCTCATCAAATGTTGATGCCGTGACACTATCGTCCTCAATCAATAAGTTGAGTGGCAGGGAGTTGGTGAAATTGATTCAGTATTTAGGGAAGTGGTTGAAGAAGTATGAGAGGTTTCCTCAAGCAGTTCCATGTTCCGAACCGTCATCTAAGTTAGGTTTGAAGGCCTGCAGTTGGGTTCCTAAGCTTGAAGATGTCATCAACTGTCTTGGGTTGGTGCTGGATGAAAAGTTTTCTTCGCTGGTGTTGCATCCGGAGTTTCATCAAGAGCTGAGATCAATGGAGGGAATGGTTAATTCTTTAGCCTCAGAAGCCAGACTATGTTGTTTGATGGCCAATGTAGTTGAGAAGCTGAAAGTTGAAGTTTGA